A stretch of DNA from Parabacteroides pacaensis:
CTTTGAAAAATGCAGGCGAAATAGACCGGAATACTTTACAACCCTTGCTTGACGACACCGGTATGCAAGTCTCCTGTATTTCCACCGGGCAAGTGTATGCCGATACGGGACTAATGTTTACCGATACGGATACCCGAAAAAGAAAACAAGTAAAGAACATATTCCAAGACCTCATCGACCTGGCCGCGGATTTTAAATGTCCGGTAAATGTAGGCAGGATACGCGGACAAGTAGGGAAAGAAAGCTCCTGCGCTGCCGAAGAACGTTTCCTGGAATTAATGCATGAATTATGTGAGTATGCCGCAGAAAGGAAAGTCGGCCTCCTGTTGGAACCCGTTAACCGGTATGAAATCGATTTTATTAACTCCATAAGAGAAGGCGTACAGCTTTTGAAGAAAGTAAACCACCCTTCGCTTAAACTCATGCCGGACCTGTTCCACATGAACATAGAAGAGGTAAAAATGGGAGAAGAATTGGCCCGTTACATAAGGGATATCGGATACATCCACCTGGCGGATTCGAACCGGTTGGCTCCCGGATGGGGACACACGGACTTTAAAGATGTTTTCCTTCATTTGGAACAAGCGCATTATACCGGATGGTTATCCGTGGAAATCTTGCCCAAGCCTGCTCCCTTTGTAGCTGCTAAGCAAGCAATCGATTTCTTAAAACCATTTTTTAGCTTAAGTACATCCGTATAATTAACGCATGTTATTTTTCATCCTGGATCCCAGTCGCCTACTTCTGTCATGGCGGGCGACGACCCGCCATCTCCCAGCTCTAAAGCCGCCTTTGGATGATCGGAGATCCCGGGTCAAGCCCGGGATGACAGAAGTAGGGGAGAAGGCTTAGTAAGAGTCTTTTAACTTGTAAGAAAACATACTCATAAAACAAAACAAAAATGGAAGATTGGAAACAAAAAGCAAAACAGTTCCTTTATGAATTTAAAGGCAATAACTACCTGTTCAGTACAGCCCTGGAAGACAGAATCCGGGACTATAACAAAACAATGGAAAGCAACACCCCGCTAAAAGCCCCCTTCCGGCCGGACACTCCGCCGACCTTGGCATCCCTCCTTGCCTCGGAAATCACCCCCTTAGGAAAGAAAGTATCCTTTGTTGCCAACCACACACCCCAAGGCCACACCTCTTCCCAACTTGCCGAACTCCGGCAATGCCTGGAGGCCTGCGGCATGGAAGTAAACCAGGAATACATTGCCGGAGCAAAACCCAACGCACCCCAGGAAGATGTTATCCGCATAGCCATAAGGATCAACCAACACCAACCGGATGTAGTGGTTTCCGTAGGAGGAGGCAGTACGACAGATGCCGTGAAAGCCGCCATTGCCTATGCAGCTTTAAAAGACCGCTATCCCGATT
This window harbors:
- a CDS encoding sugar phosphate isomerase/epimerase family protein, which translates into the protein MKLSIAIASENALASAFVVFRGFESSILKAAQLGYNGVELALKNAGEIDRNTLQPLLDDTGMQVSCISTGQVYADTGLMFTDTDTRKRKQVKNIFQDLIDLAADFKCPVNVGRIRGQVGKESSCAAEERFLELMHELCEYAAERKVGLLLEPVNRYEIDFINSIREGVQLLKKVNHPSLKLMPDLFHMNIEEVKMGEELARYIRDIGYIHLADSNRLAPGWGHTDFKDVFLHLEQAHYTGWLSVEILPKPAPFVAAKQAIDFLKPFFSLSTSV